The following coding sequences are from one Pseudonocardia sp. EC080619-01 window:
- a CDS encoding excalibur calcium-binding domain-containing protein, whose protein sequence is MSKAGLFGTVLVVAATVCACGGPDEPTITDAAAAAVAPAAAPATTSSPAAPAGTGSGSGSTGYGTGAETVVVTSVTDGDTFRVGDRRIRVIGIDSCETGTTGGRDATAAARRWLSGATVTLTREPGVDLDRYGREVRYVGTASGDFGRLMVPATHTGVYRGGNNASASYLAGLTALDAGGRSCGASTEPATRQAAPTTERKAALQAAPRTEAPRTAAPRPVAQAPATKAPAAKAPASSGGTYYKNCTAARAAGAAPLYRGQPGYAAKLDRDNDGVACE, encoded by the coding sequence GTGTCCAAGGCCGGTCTGTTCGGCACCGTTCTCGTCGTCGCCGCCACCGTGTGCGCCTGTGGCGGCCCGGACGAGCCGACGATCACCGACGCCGCCGCGGCCGCCGTCGCGCCCGCGGCGGCCCCGGCGACGACCTCGTCCCCCGCGGCGCCAGCGGGCACCGGCTCCGGCAGCGGGTCGACCGGCTACGGGACCGGCGCCGAGACCGTCGTCGTCACCTCGGTGACCGACGGCGACACGTTCCGCGTCGGCGACCGGCGGATCCGGGTGATCGGGATCGACTCCTGCGAGACCGGCACGACCGGGGGCCGCGACGCCACGGCGGCGGCCCGCCGGTGGCTGTCCGGCGCGACCGTCACCCTGACCCGGGAGCCGGGCGTCGACCTCGACCGGTACGGCCGCGAGGTGCGCTACGTCGGCACCGCGTCCGGCGACTTCGGCCGGCTGATGGTCCCGGCCACCCACACCGGCGTCTACCGGGGCGGGAACAACGCCTCGGCGTCGTACCTGGCCGGGCTGACCGCCCTCGACGCCGGCGGCCGCAGCTGCGGCGCCTCCACCGAGCCCGCCACCCGGCAGGCCGCCCCGACGACCGAGCGGAAGGCCGCGCTGCAGGCCGCCCCGCGCACCGAGGCACCGCGCACCGCCGCACCCCGCCCGGTCGCGCAGGCCCCGGCGACGAAGGCTCCCGCGGCGAAGGCCCCGGCGTCGTCCGGCGGGACCTACTACAAGAACTGCACGGCCGCGCGCGCCGCGGGCGCCGCCCCCCTCTACCGCGGCCAGCCCGGGTACGCCGCCAAGCTCGACCGCGACAACGACGGCGTCGCCTGCGAGTGA
- a CDS encoding Lrp/AsnC family transcriptional regulator, with protein MPDNPEVDGIDHALLRLLHEDGRRTFADMAGRVGLSTAATKRRVDRLRETGVITGFTVQVDHRRLGWPVEAFSEVRYAGATSVGDIVETASRQPEVQAVYTVAGDLDALVQMRVRDLDHLQEVVDRLRRTGTVTGTRTLMVLGRWTRS; from the coding sequence GTGCCCGACAACCCCGAGGTCGACGGCATCGACCACGCGCTGCTCCGGCTGCTCCACGAGGACGGCCGCCGCACCTTCGCCGACATGGCCGGCCGGGTCGGGCTGTCCACCGCGGCGACGAAGCGCCGGGTGGACCGGTTGCGCGAGACCGGGGTGATCACCGGCTTCACCGTGCAGGTCGACCACCGCAGGCTCGGCTGGCCGGTGGAGGCGTTCAGCGAGGTCCGCTACGCCGGTGCGACGAGCGTCGGCGACATCGTCGAGACGGCGTCCCGCCAGCCCGAGGTGCAGGCCGTCTACACCGTCGCCGGGGACCTCGACGCGCTCGTCCAGATGCGGGTCCGCGACCTCGACCACCTGCAGGAGGTCGTGGACCGGCTGCGGCGGACCGGGACCGTCACCGGTACCCGCACGCTGATGGTGCTCGGCCGGTGGACCCGGAGCTGA
- a CDS encoding GntR family transcriptional regulator, with amino-acid sequence MSRTKAGAIHETLRDEIVAGHRAQGSVLDEAELAATFGASRTPVREALRRLQSEGLLTTGSRRQMRVVDLSGHRSDAHRREIATVRVALEGAAAAEACTVHTEGEVDPLRVAVLRQRRVAATGDVEGFLALDEEFHRDLAALARMPTLSLLLEQLGAFVRLARQGVPTDTGHMLGLADEHDHLLDLLKDRDPGALREALSSHIHDLGPRGSRNEF; translated from the coding sequence ATGTCCCGCACCAAGGCCGGCGCGATCCACGAGACGCTGCGCGACGAGATCGTCGCCGGCCATCGCGCGCAGGGCTCCGTTCTCGACGAGGCCGAGCTCGCCGCGACGTTCGGCGCCTCCCGGACACCGGTCCGGGAGGCGCTGCGCCGCCTGCAGAGCGAGGGGTTGCTGACCACCGGCAGCCGTCGTCAGATGCGGGTCGTCGACCTGTCCGGCCACCGCAGCGACGCGCACCGGCGGGAGATCGCCACGGTGCGCGTCGCGCTGGAGGGGGCCGCGGCGGCCGAGGCGTGCACCGTGCACACCGAGGGGGAGGTCGATCCGCTGCGGGTCGCCGTCCTGCGCCAGCGGCGGGTCGCCGCGACCGGGGACGTCGAGGGCTTCCTCGCCCTCGACGAGGAGTTCCACCGCGATCTCGCCGCGCTCGCCCGGATGCCCACGCTGTCGCTCCTCCTCGAGCAGCTCGGTGCGTTCGTCCGGCTCGCCCGGCAGGGCGTCCCGACCGACACCGGGCACATGCTCGGTCTCGCCGACGAGCACGATCACCTGCTCGACCTGCTGAAAGACCGCGACCCGGGTGCGCTGCGGGAGGCGCTGTCGTCGCACATCCACGACCTGGGTCCGCGCGGGAGTCGCAACGAGTTCTAG
- a CDS encoding glycosyltransferase — MTGSPSHGRAVLPFARALGAAGHDVVVACAPDVAGVFADAPVRVEAVFAPMTEAAEHLGPVLAALGDPASLSTTELTRAMLPTLFAGPQVTGSARALLEVCDRDGKPDLVLRDGGETAGLLVAEHLGVPCVAAPSGAGNVLTPEIVADALAERRRDLGFAAPADPAALHRWGRLDCMPAEFSLAAPGITAPLAFRQDDQVARGETLPAWIGELPAGRPLVLAGIGTAMPMMARRGEDAARAGEPPPRGPVDPHVALRTVVDAVSRLDAEVVLSTGGLPLDDVDLPDHVHPSPWVPQPLLLQCADLFLTHGGYNGVREAVRHGVPLAVLPQFGDQEHNAERVAALGIGAHCPPDPAQVAETCAELLGDRGAPVRAQMRRAQRAMLALPQADAAVSDLEDLAEGRRATLAG, encoded by the coding sequence GTGACCGGGTCCCCCTCCCACGGCCGGGCGGTGCTGCCGTTCGCGCGGGCACTGGGCGCGGCCGGGCACGACGTCGTCGTCGCCTGCGCGCCGGACGTCGCGGGCGTGTTCGCCGACGCCCCGGTGCGGGTCGAGGCGGTGTTCGCGCCGATGACCGAGGCCGCCGAGCACCTGGGGCCGGTCCTCGCCGCGCTCGGTGACCCGGCGTCGCTGAGCACGACCGAGCTGACCCGGGCCATGCTGCCGACGCTGTTCGCGGGCCCGCAGGTCACCGGCTCGGCGCGGGCGCTGCTGGAGGTGTGCGACCGCGACGGCAAGCCCGACCTGGTGCTGCGCGACGGCGGCGAGACCGCCGGCCTGCTGGTCGCGGAGCACCTGGGTGTCCCGTGCGTGGCGGCGCCGTCGGGTGCGGGCAACGTACTGACCCCGGAGATCGTCGCCGACGCCCTCGCCGAGCGCCGCCGCGACCTCGGGTTCGCGGCGCCCGCCGACCCGGCGGCCCTGCACCGCTGGGGCAGGCTGGACTGCATGCCGGCCGAGTTCTCGCTGGCCGCACCCGGGATCACGGCTCCGCTCGCGTTCCGGCAGGACGACCAGGTCGCCCGTGGCGAGACCCTGCCGGCCTGGATCGGCGAGCTCCCGGCCGGGCGCCCGCTGGTGCTGGCCGGCATCGGGACCGCGATGCCGATGATGGCCCGGCGCGGTGAGGACGCCGCCCGCGCCGGCGAGCCGCCGCCCCGCGGCCCGGTCGACCCGCACGTCGCGCTGCGCACGGTCGTCGACGCCGTGTCACGGCTCGACGCCGAGGTGGTGCTGTCCACGGGCGGGCTGCCGCTCGACGACGTCGACCTCCCGGACCACGTGCACCCGTCGCCCTGGGTGCCGCAGCCGTTGCTGCTCCAGTGCGCCGACCTGTTCCTCACCCACGGCGGCTACAACGGCGTCCGGGAGGCCGTCCGGCACGGGGTGCCCCTCGCGGTGCTGCCGCAGTTCGGCGACCAGGAGCACAACGCCGAGCGGGTCGCCGCGCTCGGGATCGGCGCGCACTGCCCACCCGACCCCGCGCAGGTCGCGGAGACCTGCGCCGAGCTGCTCGGCGACCGCGGTGCCCCGGTGCGCGCGCAGATGCGCCGCGCGCAGCGGGCGATGCTGGCGCTCCCCCAGGCCGACGCCGCGGTGTCCGACCTGGAGGACCTGGCCGAGGGCCGGCGCGCCACACTGGCCGGATGA
- a CDS encoding DUF5313 family protein: MDEPHRPGPLRWLLYVFGAGLPDRHRTWVLHDVTAPTWQLRHLVRVTVQLLPIGVALYLLIPGPVYVRALSVLAGALLGYFYSVAYMYESAEHRVVKAGYPVGHAAAVRAEAGADERDAARERYERRWRS, translated from the coding sequence GTGGACGAGCCGCACCGTCCCGGCCCGCTGCGCTGGCTGCTCTACGTCTTCGGCGCGGGACTGCCGGACCGGCACCGCACCTGGGTGCTGCACGACGTGACGGCGCCGACCTGGCAGCTGCGCCACCTCGTGCGGGTCACGGTGCAGCTGCTGCCGATCGGGGTCGCGCTGTACCTGCTCATCCCGGGACCGGTGTACGTCCGGGCGCTGTCGGTGCTGGCGGGTGCGCTGCTGGGCTATTTCTACTCGGTCGCCTACATGTACGAGTCGGCCGAGCACCGGGTGGTGAAGGCCGGCTACCCGGTCGGGCACGCCGCCGCCGTCCGCGCCGAGGCCGGCGCGGACGAGCGGGACGCGGCGCGCGAGCGCTACGAGCGCCGCTGGCGCAGCTGA
- a CDS encoding indolepyruvate ferredoxin oxidoreductase family protein has protein sequence MNGPTEVGVTLDDKYVATRGRAPMTGVQALVRLTLAQARLDAGRGFDTASFVSGYQGSPLGGLDTEFGRARTHLDAAGVVFRPGLNEELAATAVAGTQMLDAVPGARHDGVVGYWYGKNPGLDRAADAIRHGNLAGTARLGGAVAIIGDDPSCKSSTVPSSCEPIAQSLCLPLLAPGSVSEVVEFGLHAVALSRATGLWTGLKIIADVADASSTVELGALDPDLLGVPLPPATDRAQAGALVGPAAVDAEHDQLTRRLDLARQYARETGLNRVTFDAREARLGILASGTGYATVLRALDDLGLGEGELDALGVRLIRLAMPFPIDRDALAGLVEGLSEVLVVEDKVPFLEGHLRDALYGRDHRPRITGRRDDRERPLLTARGQLSAEDVARAVAARLTACGATLPAGAVAHLDRLAPPKPSRITVPMAGDLGSRTPYFCSGCPHNTSTRTADDTLVGVGIGCHAMIALDGEHRGRQVGLTQMGGEGAQWFGLAPFTDDRTLVQNLGDGTFHHSGSLAIRAAVAAGVTMTYKLLYNDAVAMTGGQRAEGRMGVPEITRSLALEGVRRIVVTTDEPQRYRRIALDPIASVRHRDDLPGAERELAAVDGVTVLIHDDRCAAEERRLRKRGKLPVPAEKVVINERVCEGCGDCGDKSTCLSVLPVETGFGRKTRIHQASCNSDLSCLKGDCPSFLMVTPGTPRRRGIPPLPVTLTDPEPRTTGDSTLIRMPGIGGTGVVTASAVLQMAAHLDGLCAAGLEQVGLAQKGGPVVSDVRISKQPVDGILRASRGTADVLIGMDLVGTATDATLAVARPGHTVAVVTTSLMPTAAMVTGRVVLPGSTDDAVERIGRVTRDLLTVDAQTLAEALFDDHLPANMLLLGAAYQYGVLPVSAEALEQAVRLNGAAVERTLTAFRWGRAAAIDAAAVHAALVAPEPAAVAVDGTSGALARSVASGDESFEDLLATRIADLTGYQDAGYARRYAEEVRRVAAIASVRAGDDAGTRVAAAYARGLHTLMAYKDEYEVARLHLDPVEVARRASEYGPDARVSVMLHPPVLRALGMQRKIALDGRVAAPAFRALRAARRLRGTALDVFGLAGVRRVERELIGEYQALVREALDALDPGTAEEVVAVAETASIVRGYEDVKLANVERFRAAAAERLAALRG, from the coding sequence ATGAACGGTCCGACCGAGGTCGGTGTGACCCTGGACGACAAGTACGTCGCCACCCGCGGCCGCGCGCCGATGACCGGCGTGCAGGCCCTCGTCCGGCTCACCCTCGCCCAGGCCCGGCTCGACGCCGGGCGCGGGTTCGACACCGCGTCGTTCGTCTCCGGCTACCAGGGCTCCCCGCTGGGCGGCCTGGACACCGAGTTCGGCCGCGCGCGCACCCACCTCGACGCGGCCGGCGTCGTCTTCCGGCCGGGGCTGAACGAGGAGCTCGCCGCGACCGCCGTCGCCGGCACCCAGATGCTCGACGCCGTCCCGGGCGCCCGGCACGACGGCGTCGTCGGGTACTGGTACGGCAAGAACCCCGGTCTCGACCGGGCCGCCGACGCGATCCGGCACGGCAACCTGGCCGGCACCGCGCGGCTCGGCGGTGCCGTCGCGATCATCGGCGACGACCCGTCCTGCAAGTCCTCCACCGTGCCCAGCTCCTGCGAGCCGATCGCGCAGAGCCTCTGCCTGCCGCTGCTCGCGCCGGGCTCGGTGTCCGAGGTGGTCGAGTTCGGCCTGCACGCCGTCGCGCTGTCGCGGGCCACCGGGCTCTGGACCGGACTGAAGATCATCGCCGACGTGGCCGACGCGTCGTCCACGGTGGAGCTGGGAGCGCTCGACCCGGACCTGCTGGGTGTGCCGCTCCCGCCCGCGACCGACCGGGCGCAGGCCGGAGCGCTCGTCGGCCCGGCCGCGGTCGACGCCGAGCACGACCAGCTCACCCGGCGTCTCGACCTCGCCCGCCAGTACGCCCGCGAGACCGGACTCAACCGCGTCACCTTCGACGCCCGCGAGGCCCGGCTGGGGATCCTCGCCTCCGGCACCGGCTACGCGACCGTGCTCCGTGCCCTCGACGACCTCGGCCTCGGTGAGGGCGAGCTCGACGCGCTCGGCGTCCGGCTGATCCGCCTCGCGATGCCGTTCCCGATCGACCGCGACGCGCTCGCCGGCCTGGTCGAGGGACTGTCCGAGGTGCTCGTCGTCGAGGACAAGGTGCCGTTCCTCGAGGGGCACCTGCGCGACGCCCTGTACGGCCGCGACCACCGGCCGCGGATCACCGGCCGCCGCGACGACCGCGAGCGCCCGCTGCTCACCGCCCGCGGCCAGCTCTCCGCCGAGGACGTCGCCCGTGCCGTCGCCGCGCGGCTCACCGCGTGCGGGGCGACGCTCCCGGCCGGGGCCGTCGCGCACCTCGACCGGCTCGCCCCGCCGAAGCCGTCCCGGATCACCGTCCCGATGGCCGGCGACCTCGGCAGCCGCACCCCGTACTTCTGCTCCGGCTGCCCGCACAACACCTCGACCCGGACCGCGGACGACACGCTCGTCGGCGTCGGGATCGGCTGCCACGCGATGATCGCGCTGGACGGCGAGCACCGCGGCCGCCAGGTCGGGCTGACCCAGATGGGCGGCGAGGGCGCCCAGTGGTTCGGGCTCGCCCCCTTCACCGACGACCGCACGCTGGTGCAGAACCTGGGCGACGGGACCTTCCACCACTCCGGCTCGCTCGCGATCCGGGCGGCCGTCGCCGCCGGGGTCACGATGACCTACAAGCTGCTCTACAACGACGCGGTCGCCATGACCGGCGGCCAGCGCGCCGAGGGCCGGATGGGCGTCCCCGAGATCACCCGCTCGCTCGCGCTCGAGGGCGTGCGCCGCATCGTGGTCACCACCGACGAGCCGCAGCGCTACCGGCGCATCGCGCTCGACCCGATCGCGTCGGTGCGCCACCGCGACGACCTGCCCGGCGCCGAGCGGGAGCTGGCCGCCGTCGACGGCGTCACCGTCCTGATCCACGACGACCGCTGCGCCGCCGAGGAGCGACGCCTGCGCAAGCGCGGGAAGCTCCCCGTCCCGGCGGAGAAGGTCGTGATCAACGAGCGGGTGTGCGAGGGCTGCGGCGACTGCGGCGACAAGAGCACCTGCCTGTCGGTGCTCCCGGTCGAGACCGGGTTCGGCCGCAAGACGCGCATCCACCAGGCGTCCTGCAACTCCGACCTGTCCTGCCTGAAGGGCGACTGCCCGTCGTTCCTGATGGTCACCCCCGGCACCCCGCGCCGCCGCGGGATCCCGCCGCTGCCGGTCACCCTCACCGACCCGGAGCCGCGCACCACCGGCGACTCCACGCTGATCCGGATGCCGGGCATCGGCGGCACCGGCGTCGTCACCGCGTCGGCGGTCCTGCAGATGGCCGCCCACCTCGACGGCCTCTGCGCCGCCGGGCTGGAGCAGGTCGGGCTCGCGCAGAAGGGCGGCCCCGTCGTCTCCGACGTGCGGATCTCCAAGCAGCCCGTCGACGGCATCCTGCGGGCCTCCCGCGGCACCGCCGACGTCCTGATCGGGATGGACCTCGTCGGGACGGCCACCGACGCCACCCTCGCGGTCGCGCGGCCCGGGCACACCGTCGCCGTCGTCACCACCTCCCTGATGCCGACCGCGGCCATGGTCACCGGCCGGGTCGTGCTGCCCGGCTCCACCGACGACGCCGTCGAGCGGATCGGGCGGGTCACCCGCGACCTGCTGACCGTCGACGCCCAGACGCTCGCCGAGGCGCTCTTCGACGACCACCTCCCGGCCAACATGCTGCTGCTCGGCGCCGCCTACCAGTACGGGGTGCTGCCGGTGTCCGCCGAGGCCCTGGAGCAGGCGGTCCGGCTGAACGGCGCCGCGGTCGAGCGCACGCTCACCGCGTTCCGCTGGGGCCGGGCCGCCGCGATCGACGCCGCCGCGGTGCACGCCGCGCTGGTCGCGCCCGAACCGGCCGCGGTCGCGGTCGACGGGACGTCCGGCGCGCTCGCCCGCTCCGTCGCGTCCGGCGACGAGTCCTTCGAGGACCTGCTCGCCACCCGGATCGCCGACCTCACCGGCTACCAGGACGCCGGCTACGCCCGCCGCTACGCCGAGGAGGTCCGCCGGGTCGCCGCGATCGCGAGCGTCCGGGCGGGCGACGACGCCGGCACCCGGGTCGCCGCGGCCTACGCCCGCGGCCTGCACACGCTGATGGCCTACAAGGACGAGTACGAGGTCGCCCGCCTGCACCTCGACCCGGTCGAGGTCGCGCGCCGCGCGAGCGAGTACGGCCCGGACGCCCGGGTCTCGGTGATGCTGCACCCGCCGGTGCTGCGGGCGCTGGGCATGCAGCGCAAGATCGCGCTCGACGGGCGGGTCGCGGCGCCCGCGTTCCGGGCGCTGCGCGCGGCGCGCCGGCTGCGCGGCACGGCGCTGGACGTGTTCGGCCTGGCCGGGGTGCGCCGCGTCGAGCGGGAGCTGATCGGGGAGTACCAGGCGCTGGTCCGGGAGGCGCTGGACGCGCTCGACCCCGGCACCGCGGAGGAGGTCGTCGCGGTCGCGGAGACGGCGTCGATCGTCCGGGGCTACGAGGACGTCAAGCTCGCGAACGTGGAGCGTTTCCGTGCCGCGGCCGCCGAGCGCCTGGCCGCCCTGCGCGGCTGA
- a CDS encoding zf-HC2 domain-containing protein → MDCQLCREVVSAALDGEAAPEERAAADVHLDGCPACRTYAAGAERVTRLTRVRPAEEVPDIAAAVLSALGVDDPDTVAVPSARPDLTCLAGGCCGGDVVADVVPGAERSACGCLASCGCGCQDGAPCRCGTKAA, encoded by the coding sequence ATGGACTGTCAGCTGTGCCGCGAGGTGGTGTCCGCCGCCCTCGACGGCGAGGCCGCCCCCGAGGAGCGCGCGGCGGCCGACGTGCACCTCGACGGGTGTCCCGCCTGTCGCACGTACGCCGCCGGCGCCGAGCGCGTCACCCGCCTCACCCGGGTACGCCCGGCGGAGGAGGTACCGGACATCGCGGCCGCGGTGCTGTCGGCGCTCGGCGTCGACGACCCCGACACCGTGGCCGTCCCGTCGGCCCGGCCGGACCTGACCTGCCTGGCCGGGGGCTGCTGCGGCGGCGACGTCGTCGCCGATGTCGTCCCCGGTGCCGAGCGGTCGGCGTGCGGCTGCCTGGCCAGCTGCGGCTGCGGCTGCCAGGACGGCGCTCCGTGCCGGTGCGGCACGAAGGCCGCCTGA
- a CDS encoding MarR family winged helix-turn-helix transcriptional regulator, whose translation MPVVEAASPGDQDDLLKLDRQVCFALAVAARNVIALYRPLLEPMGLTHPQYLVMLALWERSPRSGGELARELALDPGTLSPLLKRLEAAGLLERRRVPGDERTLAVTLTTAGRDLRREAEAIPPAIVERLGMPPAELEDLRAVLDRVIRASRD comes from the coding sequence ATGCCGGTCGTGGAGGCCGCATCCCCGGGTGACCAGGACGACCTGCTGAAGCTGGACCGGCAGGTGTGCTTCGCCCTGGCCGTCGCCGCGCGCAACGTGATCGCGCTCTACCGGCCGCTGCTCGAGCCGATGGGGCTGACCCACCCGCAGTACCTGGTGATGCTCGCGCTCTGGGAGCGGTCGCCGCGGTCCGGCGGTGAGCTGGCCCGCGAGCTGGCCCTCGACCCCGGGACGCTGTCACCGCTGCTCAAACGCCTGGAGGCGGCCGGGCTCCTGGAGCGCAGGCGGGTGCCCGGCGACGAGCGGACCCTCGCGGTGACCCTGACGACGGCCGGGCGCGACCTGCGGCGCGAGGCCGAGGCGATCCCGCCCGCGATCGTCGAACGGCTGGGCATGCCGCCGGCCGAGCTGGAGGACCTCCGCGCCGTGCTCGACCGTGTGATCCGGGCGTCCCGGGACTGA
- a CDS encoding alpha/beta fold hydrolase: MSGSGPGRPVPVVAVPGTLCSPAVFDALAATLGDGFDVEPVDWLTGSGPWTVPAVADRIGDAVAAAGRGPVLLIGHSTGGAVALWLATERPELVAGLLAVGTGAHMRGHGDVDAIIERVRTAWGPELRQAVLDRSFATPPTAEFAAVLRDYAAGVTPEAVAQVLASQRDLDLEPRLAALTMPVTVVHGRHDPTRPVERAAELAAAVGDGELVVLGTGHTPVHESPDQVAAAVRALAVRAGLRTAG, translated from the coding sequence ATGAGCGGGAGCGGACCCGGCCGGCCGGTGCCGGTCGTCGCGGTGCCGGGGACGCTGTGCTCCCCCGCCGTGTTCGACGCGCTGGCCGCGACCCTCGGCGACGGCTTCGACGTCGAGCCGGTCGACTGGCTGACCGGCTCCGGCCCGTGGACGGTGCCCGCCGTCGCGGACCGGATCGGGGACGCCGTCGCCGCGGCCGGGCGCGGCCCGGTCCTGCTGATCGGGCACTCGACCGGCGGAGCGGTCGCGCTGTGGCTGGCGACGGAGCGGCCGGAGCTGGTCGCCGGGCTCCTGGCCGTCGGGACCGGGGCGCACATGCGCGGACACGGCGACGTCGACGCGATCATCGAGCGGGTCCGCACCGCGTGGGGCCCGGAGCTGCGGCAGGCCGTCCTGGACCGTTCGTTCGCGACGCCTCCCACGGCGGAGTTCGCGGCCGTACTGCGCGACTACGCCGCGGGCGTGACACCGGAGGCCGTCGCCCAGGTGCTCGCGAGCCAGCGCGACCTCGATCTCGAACCGCGGCTCGCGGCGCTGACGATGCCGGTGACCGTCGTGCACGGACGGCACGACCCGACGCGGCCGGTGGAGCGCGCGGCCGAGCTGGCCGCGGCGGTCGGCGACGGCGAGCTCGTCGTGCTCGGCACGGGCCACACCCCGGTGCACGAGTCGCCGGACCAGGTCGCCGCCGCGGTGCGGGCCCTCGCCGTCCGTGCGGGGCTGCGGACGGCCGGCTGA
- a CDS encoding VOC family protein, whose translation MSTATPARPCFHLAIPVDDLAAARRFYGDVLGLPEGRSSDMWVDWNFHGHQVVTHVAPRSTPPAHNPVDGHDVPVPHFGLVLPVAGFHELADRLRAAGTAFVIEPYQRFAGEPGEQWTMFLTDPAGNNLEFKAFADESQIFAK comes from the coding sequence ATGAGCACCGCAACTCCCGCCCGTCCCTGCTTCCATCTCGCGATCCCGGTCGACGACCTGGCGGCCGCCCGCCGGTTCTACGGCGACGTGCTGGGCCTGCCCGAGGGCCGGTCGTCGGACATGTGGGTCGACTGGAACTTCCACGGCCACCAGGTCGTCACGCACGTCGCCCCGCGGTCGACCCCGCCCGCGCACAACCCGGTCGACGGGCACGACGTCCCGGTGCCGCACTTCGGGCTGGTGCTTCCGGTGGCCGGGTTCCACGAGCTGGCGGACCGGCTCCGCGCGGCGGGCACCGCGTTCGTCATCGAGCCGTACCAGCGGTTCGCGGGCGAGCCCGGGGAGCAGTGGACGATGTTCCTGACCGACCCCGCCGGAAACAACCTGGAGTTCAAGGCGTTCGCCGACGAGTCCCAGATCTTCGCGAAGTAG
- a CDS encoding isochorismatase family protein has translation MTADDAVLLLVDLQERLAPAIHDGDEVVARAARLAEGAGLLGVPVLATEQVPDKLGPTVGQLSGYPHLVTPKSRFAADGSGLLPPGRSEIVVTGMEAHVCVLQTVLQLLADGRRVLVAADATGSRDPRDKSVALDRARAAGAEVVTSEMVLFEWLRDATHPRFREVQKLLK, from the coding sequence ATGACCGCCGACGACGCCGTCCTGCTGCTGGTCGACCTCCAGGAACGCCTCGCCCCCGCGATCCACGACGGCGACGAGGTCGTCGCACGGGCCGCGCGGCTCGCCGAGGGCGCGGGCCTGCTCGGTGTGCCGGTACTGGCCACCGAGCAGGTCCCGGACAAGCTCGGGCCCACCGTCGGACAGCTCTCCGGGTACCCGCACCTGGTGACGCCGAAGTCCCGGTTCGCCGCCGACGGGTCCGGGCTGCTCCCGCCCGGCCGCTCGGAGATCGTCGTGACCGGGATGGAGGCGCACGTCTGCGTGCTGCAGACGGTCCTGCAGCTGCTGGCCGACGGTCGGCGGGTGCTGGTCGCCGCCGACGCGACCGGCTCCCGGGACCCCCGCGACAAGTCCGTCGCGCTGGACCGGGCGCGGGCGGCCGGCGCGGAGGTCGTCACCTCGGAGATGGTGCTGTTCGAGTGGCTGCGCGACGCGACCCACCCGCGGTTCCGCGAGGTGCAGAAGCTGCTGAAGTAG